Genomic window (Cucumis sativus cultivar 9930 chromosome 2, Cucumber_9930_V3, whole genome shotgun sequence):
aattacaatatttatatatatatgttgattcattatattgtattataattttgaaaattgttgtgtCTTTTTAATTGCATGAATTATACATAACTGGCTACAGCTTgcacattaaaaatatagtcGTCAAAGAAAACTAAACCCAAGAATTGTAAACCCATCAAACTCTCTAACCTACCCATTacaaattccatttttttttctctctctctctataaatatatatatatatatatatatatatatatatatatatatatatataattaagaggaaatttcaaatttactatttttaaaaatatttttagattatgTTAATATTATGATATCAATGTTAGGAATAGAAATggatcaaaatttatttggaaTGCAATTCTTGTAGAAGAGAACGTCacaatgattattattattttcggTGATTGAACCAAACAAATTCGGATATATTTTCTATGGTTTTGACTTTccaattatttaatgtttgtagaatttagagaaataaaaaagaataaaagaataggTGAGACGGCATGGGAATGGgattatatatgatttattattatgttattataaGAGAacttaatataataaataagatataataattttataattttataatgtagcagaagaaaaagaaaaagaaatgaaaaggttGATGTGAAAGAGAGATCTTCTTATGaacataacaaaacaaatcatcATCCTGCTTCcaccttatatatatatacattggAGAAACAATCCCCTATGCCCCCTTCCACTCtacccttttcctttttaactaTTTCGTTTTTAGGCTactaaacaataaattatccAATTACCAAACTTGACCCGACATCTAAGTTTTAGGTTCAATGAGCAAACCGACCTCTAGATAACTTTGTGAGCAATGAGTTACCAATTCTAAAGGATGATGAGGCTAGGGGTGTTAAAATGTGGTTGAAAATCGAACCAAACTGCCAATCGAATCGAAACCGAACCAAAACCTAATGCATGCATTTCAGTTTGGTTTCATTTAAATTGTAACCGCTTCTTATGCGGTTCGGTTcggtttgaaaaattaaattgattctAAAACTGAACTAAAAGCAGGAGCTTTCATCCCAATGGCACTAAGTGCCACTAAGGCCCAAGATCCAAGGACTAAAGCCATAACAATATTTATGcactttgattttgattctaaTATTTATGCATAAGTGATTCAGTATGACACAAATGAGTAGTTCGATGTGGTTGTAGCTTCAAACTGAATCGTGAACACCCCTAGATGAGACAGTGCAAACATGGTTTAGGGTAAACATTATTATGCTTTTAATGGTTTATATAAatgatttaataattatttgtgaaaatagGATATATGATACTTTTTTATAGGAATAATCATCTATATGAGTGTGAAGGGTTGGTTTTGTGAGAATTTTAAGGCACTCTCTCAAAAACAGTTATGAGACTATGCAATGTTCAAGGTCAAAATGAACACAATAATGAGAATATACTTTGtcataatgaaaaattgtgaCTTCAATTGCTTAGTTTACTTTAGAACGACTGACAATTCAAGGCATCTACTCCATTGGTTACCTAAGCAAACTCGATTGATGTTAACTAGGAAAAGTTCAAAGTGTTTACTACTTATCCCATTGAGATTTTTTCATTGGAAAATATTGAacgtttttatctttttatctGAAATTGTCAACTTACCATTTTATAAGAAGATTGTTAGGATAAATGGTATGTGACCATTCATATAGGTTTACGTTATTGTTTCATAAATGAAcatatcttttataaattaaaataaccaaCTTGATGAAAAAACGTGACAATTCGAATCACCACAAATAGTCTATAAATACATGCTTTATTCAAATTGCTTAATAAAACTTTTTCCATAAGCACTTtctttgacaaaatatttatccatTATGTAAAATTGTTCAAGTTCGGTTCATTCTCACAAAGTATAGTTTATTGGATCTTGTGGACGATGTGTTGCATCTATTCTGTCCTAGAAGACAATTACTCATGAAACTTAAACAATACTAGAGTGAGTAATATTGTCTTAAGAAAACCACGTAAATTTGTTGGACCCAGATTCTATTTAGTATaccatattatatattttataacttcTTTAATGATGTTATTcctataacaaaaattacatcGAAGTAATTTAGGATGTTATtggaattcaaatttatatttaataaaaaaacaatttatatatatttaacccAAAACTAAAAGTTCAAGAATCTAACTTGCacacatttaaaaatttatgaatgtttataaacttttgaaagtttgaagaaaaaaaaatgcaaacaTGAAagttcaataataaatttatataggGTTGAACTTGatggaattgaaattaaaggtaaatattgaatttaaggCGGGATTAGGTGCCACCTATCTTCTTgtgtttctcatttttctaccacacaaaaaagtaattaaaaaataattatttttttaaaaaaatgtcatatgACAACGTTCTATTGGACTACATTTGAGTGCACCAATTAGATATAGGTGCATAGGAGAGAGCGCCCgagtttttttcttgaatttgtgTTTTCTAACTTTTAGAATGAATTACTCTCTACGGATACAGATCATAAATTATGAAACTTACCTCTAATGCCATCAAAATACTCCGATGGCATTGCCACTACGTGGTTATCTCACCAATAAttgttgaatttcaatttttaatattgtagGTTTATTATTCTAtgtattttttgaattttttcttcttctatatttAATGGTACAAGACAATTGGTTATATTGTAATAGACTGTTGAAAATAGAtgtgattaaaattttgaaatgttttagAGAAATAGTCCACAAAAAACTTGATTTGACATCTTTGGCCTCATTAACCCacatctttaatttgttgattcttaaagtttgtttctattttctttcttaaccCACTTGCCCCTCATTTTATCCAATTGGCTTTCTCTTGTGTCCTATTTTATTCTAAGTTATCACTTACCACAATGCTCttttaatgaatattaaaattttatcactaaaagtttagtttttattgaaaatatatgaactaaaattgtatatattgtatataaatacaaacatcctaatattaataaaattatacatatgtatatatattatttgattagaCAGATAGACATATACATtacaaagaagaaattaaaggcacttttaaaaatacaaagactttcttaaacttaaaattatataaaagcTAAGGAAAAATTCGGCCTTTCTCCATTGACGGTTTCAAACTCAAGCGTTTccccattatatatatatagatagatagatagaaaACGAAAGCCATTTTCCCACAAATTGACTAAAAAATCCGACTCCGACTCCGACTCCGTCTTATCCAATCCTCTCAAAATCGCCGCCGTATTCACAACACTCCGATGAGAGAAGAGAAACAGAGTAAATCAGATTAGGCGAAAACAGAGAGAAACAAATTGAAATCGCTAAATGCAGGGCGGAAACCACTGGGGAGGGCCACTGGAAGTGATCGACAACAACGGCGGCGGAGGTGAGGATCATGATCGGAGGACGGCAGCGGAGGATTGGGATAGAGCGGCTCTACAATCGCAAACGTTCAATCAGAACGAGCTTGATGAGACGCAGAGGAGTTGGCTTCTAGGTCCGCCGgatgggaagaagaagaagaaatacgTTGACCTAGGTTGCGTAATGGTGTCGAGGAAAGCTTTGAAGTGGAGCTTGATTTCGATATTGATTGCTTTCTGTGTGATCGGATTGCCGATCATTGTGGCTAAAACTTGGCCGCGACACCACCCTCCGCCACTTCCGCCTGATCGCTACTCCGAAGCTCTTCGTAAAGCTCTCCTCTTCTTCAATGCTCAGAAATGTAAGTTTCCCTCTAAAacaattctctttttttaaaaaaaaaaacaaaaaaactattctaacaaaactacaaaaacctaaaattataataatcaaattaaatgatcaataaaaatcttcaaatatGTGGTAAgaactataaatattattaggtagaatcacatttgaattttcCAACAACTTTACGTATGAAATGAAAgatataataacatatttattgaaaatttcaagTGTTTATGAATTAGAAGGTACTCCACACCGTCTTGTTAcaaagaatttcaaattttagaatgcAAAAACAATCCCATCTTTTTACGTAGAAAATGCTTCCAACTACCTACAATCTTATATGCTCAATttgaaatgtatttgatttaactaatttaacttctttttatttatttattttcaaaatatggtAAATGTTAATTCTATTCACTTCTTTGAAATCACTTTCTAAACCACAGAGGTTAATATATaatgttttcttatttgatcaaatattGGTTTAGACAGCAAATAATTCCtggaaaataattattaattaaaattaatgaatacAAATGAATTATTAGTCAAAATGACTGTGAGATGGTAGGAAAAGCAAAACcaaatttgttgatttataTAGCCAAGaccaattttgtttaattaattttgtaagaaGGTTGGTATTAatattgatgatgatgatgataatgataaCAATAATGGGGGGAAAAGGGTTTAGAAGCTTTGAATGAAATCACGCATGAGGAAGGGAGGTTGCAAGAACGTTGACGTAAATTTTGTTGGGGTATTTAATGTGTATTCAAAATATGAGAATTTTGTGAGCACCTTGTGGGTCCAATTCATTGGATTATGCTATttgtcttctttctttttccatttattaAATCAcattaaacaactttttaaataataattaaaattttgagattttttttttaaaataacagattttacaaaatatttacaacttacaacagattttaaaaagaatccaaaattttgttataaacttttaaatattttaatttattttactatttttaaaaatgtctctaaaattttcaatcataaCAAAGTCtagacaaatatttataaatggcttctatcatttataaactttgattgattttaatatatttatatttttctaaaatattgatgtatacttaattattttgaatctaatttatacttttaattatttgaaaaattactcttttaattCTTACCTGGAAAAGAATCTGTGTGATTTGGTCTTCAAAGTTTTGAAGTTGGACCTTTTTTGGTGTCTtcaatcataataataaacttatttatctgaaaaatatacacaattttagttttgaattatttaaaatcaaggttagaaagttttttttagaggtttatacttttattttaaataattaagtgacattttaagttaaaagagcttatacttttattttaaagagctttatttttattttaatataatataattgtagtggtaagaaatcaaaatagaaacattattattattattattattattattattattatttttgggaAGTAGAATGACAAAAAtgaataacattttgaaatggtAATATTGGTCGGAGtactttaaaattaacattttgaaaaagtaccattttagttaaaataacattttgactaaattaaatagctaaattaaaagAGTACTTAAAGAAGGAAAGTAGTATTAAAACCTTTTAGTTAAACTGTGCATAAGTTAACTAAAGTATATACACACTTAGTTAAacaagattatatatattatttacatgGGTATACAATAATTGTTCTTCATAGTCATACACTCACACACACAGTTTTTAGACAAATAGAACTAAAGCTTCAATCCGACAATCTAACATTAGATAATTAAGCATTTCAGAACAGTCTGAAATTTAGAGTAGaaacaaatgataaaatgagctgtagtaattataattataataacaaataaagtaggtgttatatatattaatttgtattttgggTATGTAGCTGGGAGGCTTGGAAAGAGCAACAACATAACATGGAGAGGGAACTCAGGGCTAAACGATGGGAACGAGACATTGGCAAAAGGAGGGCTTGTTGGGGGATACTATGATTCTGGTGAGAACAGTAAATACAATTTTCCAATGGCATATTCAATGACTATGTTGAGCTGGAGCTTGATTGAGTACAGTCACAAGTTTAAGTCTATTAATGAATATGACCACCTCAGAGACCTCATCAAATGGGGTACTGATTATTTGCTCTTGACTTTCAACTCTTCCTCCACCAAAATTACTCAAATTTACTCTCAGGTAAACCTTTTTCCTATTTCTGTCTCACCCTACTGCATGTAAAAATGAGCaaaaacataagaaagaaattcgTTGGAGCAAAGTTATAAGCTTTATTCCCTATGTTGTccaatccaaaatatttaatggGAGAGGGAATATATGAACTTATGAATTTTGACCTCTAAAtaaaaagtgtatatatagatgagcactaaaatgaaaaaatcttgattgaaatggtaaaaatatttaatttaggatGATTTTATATAAgtatgaacaaataagaaagaaagacgTAACAATTAGGTGGGAGGATCGCAAAATGGATCCCAAATCCCCGACGATTCCACCTGCTGGCAGAAGCCGGAGCAAATGGACTACAATCGACCTACACAAACCACATTCCAAGGCCCTGATCTCGCCGGAGAGATGTCCGCCGCTCTCTCCGCCGCCTCCATCGTCTTCCGCGACGACCCTCTCTACTCCGCCAAACTAATCAAAGGCGCCGAGACCCTCTTCGCCTTCGCTCGCGATTCCGGTCGCCGGTCCCGCTACAGCCGCGACAATGCGTTCATCGCCGCCGCCTACAACTCCTCAGGCTACTACGACGAGTACATGTGGGGAGCGGCGTGGTTGTACTACGCGACGGGAAACGCATCGTACTTGTATCTGGCGACGTTGCCGGGAATACCGAAGAACGCAAGAGCTTTTAATGTGACGGCGGTTTCGAGTGTTCCGAGCTGGAATAACAAACTACCGGCGGCGATGGTGTTGTTGACGAGAGTGAGGATGATGCTGAATCCAGGGTATCCGTATGAGGAGATGTTGAGTATGTACCAAACGGTTACGGGGCTTAATATGTGTTCTTATCTCAAGCAATTTCGTGTCTACAATTGGACTCAAGGTACCCTTCCACTCTAACTCTCTTCTTTCGTTTTCTTGTttctacttttacttttacttcaTTTATGTTCTAATACTTTCCAGCTTTGACttctttttggttatttaaacttttcagGAGGAATGATGATTATGAACAAAGGACAGCAACAAGGACAGAATCTCCAATATATAGCAAATGCTGCATTTTTGGCAAATTTGTTTGCTGATTATTTGAACTCCACTGGCGTCCCTGGCTTCAACTGTGGCCCTAATTATATTCCTTCCACTTTTATTCGCAACTTTGCCACCTCCCAGGTCCCTACTCTCTACTTAattactctttctttttttccccctttctATATCTTTCCTCACTCACATTATCTCATCATTATCTCATCATTATCATTCTAATTTAAGTACTTCTCTCTGCTTGAATTCGACCTACAGATTGATTACATTCTTGGCAATAACCCTTTGAACATGAGCTATGTTGTTGGCTATGGCACCAAGTTCCCGAGACGAGTGCATCACCGAGGTGCATCCATTCCTAGCGACAACAAATACTACTCGTGCGAGGGTGGATTCAAGTGGCGAGACAACCCCGGTCCCAACCCCCACAACATCACCGGTGCCATGGTTGGTGGTCCGGATCAATTCGACAAGTTTCGTGACGTACGTACTAATCCAAACTACACTGAGCCAACTCTGGCTGGTAATGCTGGCCTTGTTGCTGCTCTTGTTTCCCTCACTACTACTGCTGGCTTTGGCATTGACAAGAACACTATCTTTTCTGGGATCCCGCCACTCGGTCCCAAGACGCCACCGCCTCCGCCTCCATGGAAGCCCTGATGATGAGTTGTTGCTGGTGAAAACTAGGCCAATTCAATCATCCCTTTTCTCTcaatctttcttttgttttttcttccgGGGgcctaattttctttccttctagCTACTAAATGAAACTTGAGTtcttttatatacatatatatatgttcattttagaaatttacCACACTATAAATTAATGATTCAAAGTATTAACAACTCCCATGGAAAAACAATTAGTTATAAcataaagtatataaatattcctcatctacaaaatattttcgtcgttatgaactttttattcattaaatttaaccattttagTAAGAGGCCATCCACTTGTAGTgttctcaaataaaaaaaaaaaaaaaaaaaatccctcaTTCTTCTAATTCTAACTTCACTGCcaaagcttttgggtgaatatTACATtagtgttttaattttttatgagaaGAAATTCTACTATATAAGAATGCGATGGGAAATTGCTATCTCTGATCGAAAAAGTGATTGAAgtatagttgtaaatataataattagattcaaaataacgAAGGTATAATtgtgaatataataattagattcaaaataacgAATGTATAAATGactatgttgcaaatattaaaccataaaagtttattaacaATAGAAGTTCATAACCAAAagactttgttatatttataattttttaaaaatattgtcatgtacttaattattattcataaaattgccttaattattattcataaaattgccGCTCAATATAATTACACAATAATAATTGTACCGatttaaacattaaacttttgaattttattaatctaaactccaaactaataattgtattcatttaaactttgaactttcaTGAATGTATTCAAATCAAACACATTGGAGCTAAGAAAGTTcatagtttaaattgatacttgtaataattaagagtttaaatagaaacaattatTAGTTGAACTTTAAACTGACACttagtaattataattgataaccattttaggaataataattaagaatataaccacatttaaaaaaaattgtaaatatagcaaaactatcgttgatagacttgtatcgctgatagatttgtatgatctatcaatgataaatcaatatttacaacatgatctatcgCTGATAAACTTGTATCATCGatataatttgacaaattttgctatatttgcaatttttttaaaaggttgttatatacttaattattttgcatctaaGGGCTAAATTTACGACTATCcctataataattaagaatttatataGAAACAATTATTAGTTTGGAGAGTAAATTAGTACAATTACTAGTTTATGGTTTAAAGTGATACCATTCCTAGAGTTGATGATATAAGTTGAttgattataaattaaagCCATGAAAGTTGATGCTTGTgtctatttagtttttgaattttaaaaagttctaCTTATGATCTTGATTCTATGAAGTCATTACTCTTTTATTTACATGTTCCCCTTCACTTTGAACACAATCTCTCCCTTTGTTAACTAATGTTGAACTTTATTTGCAATTCCTACACTTCCGATAAGgtttgaaatgaaatgtaGGTTGGCATTTCTATTCAACCAAAAAGTTCTTGTGACATGCTATCgtcaaaatgaagaagaacaaaagggTTTATCTCCCTATTCAGTTTCCCCATGCTGCAAGGCTATTTGGCTTCATCAAATATTCACTTCCTTTcgcttttaatttttttatggacaAGAAATTTCAAACAAGAAAGCTTACAATGTAAAAAGATTCGTTAAAGTAGGACAAGAAGTCCTAACAAATTATGAAcataaatatgataataatcTTTGCAAACTGCTCCAATTTATTCAAAAGAATGAAACAGAGATAAGAAACAAGTGCCTACACACCTACATTccataattatatatcacataTCTCCTATACCAAC
Coding sequences:
- the LOC101212273 gene encoding endoglucanase 7; translated protein: MQGGNHWGGPLEVIDNNGGGGEDHDRRTAAEDWDRAALQSQTFNQNELDETQRSWLLGPPDGKKKKKYVDLGCVMVSRKALKWSLISILIAFCVIGLPIIVAKTWPRHHPPPLPPDRYSEALRKALLFFNAQKSGRLGKSNNITWRGNSGLNDGNETLAKGGLVGGYYDSGENSKYNFPMAYSMTMLSWSLIEYSHKFKSINEYDHLRDLIKWGTDYLLLTFNSSSTKITQIYSQVGGSQNGSQIPDDSTCWQKPEQMDYNRPTQTTFQGPDLAGEMSAALSAASIVFRDDPLYSAKLIKGAETLFAFARDSGRRSRYSRDNAFIAAAYNSSGYYDEYMWGAAWLYYATGNASYLYLATLPGIPKNARAFNVTAVSSVPSWNNKLPAAMVLLTRVRMMLNPGYPYEEMLSMYQTVTGLNMCSYLKQFRVYNWTQGGMMIMNKGQQQGQNLQYIANAAFLANLFADYLNSTGVPGFNCGPNYIPSTFIRNFATSQIDYILGNNPLNMSYVVGYGTKFPRRVHHRGASIPSDNKYYSCEGGFKWRDNPGPNPHNITGAMVGGPDQFDKFRDVRTNPNYTEPTLAGNAGLVAALVSLTTTAGFGIDKNTIFSGIPPLGPKTPPPPPPWKP